The DNA region GCCGGGCGCCGCGGCGGCGGTGCTGGACCGTGTGGGCCGCGGCTGGACGACGACGCCCGCGGTCGCGATGAACCGCAGCCAGGACGTCGTCCACCGCGCCGTGGGCAAGGCGGGCATCGTGCTGGTCGGCGAGGGCAACGCGAACCGGGTGAAGCTGCTGCTCGCGGCCGAGAAGAAGAAGATGGCGCGCATCCTGGTCGACGTACCGGTGCACGACATCATCGTCGGCAACGACGAGGGCCAGGTGCCGCTCAAGAAGGTGCGCACCAAGATGCTGAAGCTGCCGCGCGTCCTCACCGGCCCGCAGGTGACGGCCGCCAACGACCGGCTGCGCGCGATGGGTGACCTGATGAGCAACATGCCGCTGCCCAAGGGCCCCATGCCGAAGGGCATGCGGATGCCGCGCGGCGGAAAGATGCGCTGACGCCGGATGTACGAAGAGGCGGGGCCCGAACCGATCCGGTTCGGGCCCCGCCTCTTCGTATGCCTTGCCTCTTCGTACGTCTT from Streptomyces sp. NBC_01591 includes:
- a CDS encoding DUF4191 domain-containing protein: MARKSNTEGADSAENAGRLKQIALTYKMARRSDPKVGLVVAGVGIVTFGVLLGVGFLIDHPVYLGILGFVLALLAMAIVFGRRAERAAFGQMEGQPGAAAAVLDRVGRGWTTTPAVAMNRSQDVVHRAVGKAGIVLVGEGNANRVKLLLAAEKKKMARILVDVPVHDIIVGNDEGQVPLKKVRTKMLKLPRVLTGPQVTAANDRLRAMGDLMSNMPLPKGPMPKGMRMPRGGKMR